Part of the Vespula pensylvanica isolate Volc-1 chromosome 23, ASM1446617v1, whole genome shotgun sequence genome is shown below.
TAAGTAAACATATTAATTCCTTACAACAAGAGGATAGCAGAAAAATTGTTCAATTGTTACAGGCATTAGAATATGTTCAAGGTAAAAtcagaattaaatttttgattataattttatgattacaATATGGAAgatataattgttttcttaattCCAAATGATTTTAGAATTCCATCagttggaaaataatttacatgtaTCTCAATATTTATCGGATACTCgtgaaatattacataatatgttACGAACAGGAAATATTGCAGAAgatactataataaatttaaacataGTAACAGATTGCAGTTATGCATGGAATATAATGGAAACTTTTACTGATGTTATACAATctagtataaaaaagaatcctCCAACGGTCATTAAATTGaaagctttatttttaaaagtaagaaaatgtaaaagtaaaaaaaaaagcaataagGACAATGTaacaattacaatattttctttttagatggCTTCAGCTTTAGAGACGCCATTACTACGTATAAATCAAGCATGTAGTTCTGATTTATCTTCTGTGTCTCAATATTACAGTAGAGAATTAGAAAGTTATGCTAGAAGGGTGTTGCAGATTATTCCTGAAACAGTTTTTGGTTTACTTGCTCAGATAGTACATTTAGAAACAAATGCTTTTAAAGAAATACCAACGAAATTACCCAAAGACAAATTGAAAGATTATGCCCAATTAGATGATAGATTACaggtattaaaaattgtagaatttttacaaattttttttcttcttttttctttctttttttttttttttaatgtaaaatgataatataaataatactaagaGCAATGTTTTGTATTTATGCAGATGGCAAAATTAACTTATGCTGTGTCAGTTTTTACAAAAGGAGTACTATCTTTAAGGAGTGTTTCATTAGGAGTTTTAAGAGTGGACTCACATCGGCTCTTAGAAGATGGTATACGTCAGGAACTTGTAAAACAAGTTACTTTAGCCTTACAAAATGGTCTTATCTTTGATTCCAAATCAAAGGTGTGTATAATATAGatctatattttacatattagaAGCattattgcaattattataacatGTAAATCATTTTAGGTAACATTACCtcagaaattaaaaagtttagCCTCCATTATGGATGGATATCGTAAATCTTTTCAATACATTCAAGATTACATAAATATCAATAGTTTAAAAATATGGCACGAAGAAGTAAGTTTCTATgctgtttttcttattaaaaaaaatagttgaaTTCCAATTTGTCTTATCTTGctctcataaaaaaaaattccttttagattatttatattatagatagtGCAATTGAAGAAGAGCAAAGAGGATCTTCTTGGATTCCTGGAAAAACCTggagatatttttcaaatgagAAACATGTTTCATTAACAGAAAACAATTGTTTGACTTTTATTGGCAGGCTTACTCGAGAACTTATTCGTATTACTGATCCtaggtaatattaaaaaaatataatgaaaataaaattaagtatatttataaaatataataatgtgtaTTGTACATAATTTGTAGAAATACTGTTTACATAGAGCATGCACTTGCTTGGTATGACATTAAGACTCAAGTTGAAGTATTAAATTACAAAGTTTTTACGATGATATTAGATGCAATAGGTACTCCAGGATTAGTAGGCATGGATAAActgatatcattttatatcgtaattgAATTGGAAAATGTAATcaattatatagaaagagaaatgcgTAACAAACAATGGTCTTCTATAATCGATGAATGCTTAACAATTGTAAACGGTATAGAAAATCCTAAAGGTATGATACAGTATGATTTAGAatagtagaaaatatttcttttagaaattatattaataatgttattacaCATACGTAGCTATGATGACAAAATTGCAAATTGTCGTTGGTACACATGGAAATAAAATGTGGTTGCAAATATTAGATTGGACATTGAAGATAGGTCATTATCAAATACtcagaagaaaaataacatatgAATTAAATACTGCTTGTAAATTTGAAGCAAAACATATGGAAGCAGCATTGCAAACATTAAACGCGTATGTTTAtcattatacaatttattaaaaagttatacataaaattatatatcattacaataaaattaaaaattatatattaatcatatttttttatatgtatattatagaGCAATATTGTCCGAGATTAAATTGAACAATTTAagtgacgaaagaaaaataaaaaaatcggaCGAAATCCAATTACTTCACGAGCTCAGTTTAAGATTAGATTGGGCTGGCATAAGCGATCCTcttaataaatcttatattaaACCTCCGCATGTGAACAACATTTCATttgtaatgtttttatttactgTGTCGCAACTTGGTAAATTGTATTATTGCAGAaatacaggtatatatatatacatatatatataaattaatatgcaagtattattattaaatattattaaaattgtatatctatattaattaatattaataataatacattgttACAGCGAGtcttttaagtaaaaaatcaCAGGATCCTTTAGATGCTGTAGCACTTGCTATTGGAATACAAACTATACTTCGtcaatttcatatttctattacatgtaattatgtaaaatatatctgtatgtatatactttctcTTGTAACATTAGACAggtaagaaaacaaaaacagataaatataaagaattaatcgTCAATTAGCAacaatattaatgaataaatatgtttCAGTACAAAAGTTGGAAGCGAGACGGAAAGCGAATCAACACCAAGTATTCATTTCTTAGATCTTTTCGTCAAATATTCAGGCATTCCTCGATCATACGTATTCCACGAAATTCCAAATGTAATTCTAGATCATTGTCAGACCAAAGTCTTAAGATAATTATTCTAACGACAACTTTATAtaacgtattaattaatttattgttacaTAAAGTATTGTATGTTAATTTAAAGTGCATTTAACATCAATTTTTTGaggtaaaaagaatatatacatatacatatatatatatatatatatatatcattttgaaattaaattcttttatatattcattcttgtgtatctttttctaattgttATTCCCTCGTTTTTAGATTAAAAGTCTTTAtgtttaagaagaaaatatataagatggataaaagttcgaaaaaataaaatgttctatttaattattatcatttaatagtccataagaaataatatttattttctaatcgacttcttcaagataattaaaagaagtgaaaatatacatattgagTTTCGCAAGTCGATCGTAGGCACTGCATTAAACTTATTAGCATGTATTCTAATGTAAAATAGGGCATATTAAGGGGGTAGACAATTACTATGTGTGATGAAATGAGAGTAGGCGGTTTATGGGGGTGACTGCAGACAACTGTCCGTATACGCATTGGCGGCTAAACTAGAAACTTGCGGCCTCCGGCGGTGGTTGCGATTGCGGCGGCACGAAAATTTCATCTAAATCATAACGATTggattaattatgtaaaaaatctaatgaatattaatatcaagatttttttctataaatttatcatcaaTCCTTGGCATGTAAAAcctgttttataataatttacaagataaaaaattagattttatgCAAAAGGCGATGCACGGCGGCTGTTTTTGCGGCCGTTGAGACGCCGGTGTCGGCGGCTTCATACAAAAGCAGCCGAACTAGATCGAGAATTCAGTTCTCCTTCGTGATACGCGTTATCAGAGATGACCTATCTAACTTATCACAGCATCCTGCTGTATCTGTGTATTCCGGTATCTCGTTGAcattaccaaaaaaaaaaaaaatatatttttttctatatctagtAACGCGTTGTATTTTTACTTGTGTACAcgtttcttccttatttttatacagattttttagtaaaaagaaaaaagaaagaaagaaagaaaaaaaattaataaaaaaatcacatCATTGATTttgatctaataaaaaatatacagttatatattatatatcattcttaTGATAATTCTAATTGATTTAAGTTGATTAATACAACCAAATTAGAATATGTTCTGTACGTAAGTGATTTTCAATGTatccttttaatatttatgtgtaAGTAATATCATAGATCTTTTTCAGCATTTggcttatatgtatatgcgtttatttatttaaattaatactcTAAGGTGGTATGTATTTAAGCTCGATGTTAGATTAATCTAAGAATCTTGTAAGAAGTTCATCACTTATTCTGAtcgaaagaaatcatttttttaccTTAAATTTTACCTATGaattacgtaaaaaagaaaaaaaaacaaaacccATTAGTAAAGacaaaatgatttcttttattaacaaatgGTCCCCTCACTTAATTAACGTTTTAATTAAGTAATGTTTCATCACAAGGCGTGGTTCATCTACACACGCAATATTAGTCACATTTATTCCtccgtaatatatatatatatatattaaatataaattatatattgcgtcgtaaaaattaataatagaataatattatatctaagtATATACAGTTTCCGATTGTTTTAATCTTTCTAAAGGATAACTATCTTGTGAGAAAAATTTAACAACCATGCGATTTGGATTAGTGATGGGTCTAATACTTTTCGGATTCGTTTTGATGGTGAATggcttaaaatttttaaattataatactcCAAGTGATAAAAAACTaccgagagatagagagatacgtGGTTATAGACCACCCCAAATGTCTACCTCAATTGGAGTAGGATATGGTAAAAGAGATGGATCTACggaaatttctaattttaacaaacgagaaagagtACTTTTGTCACTTCTTCGTAATCTTCCACAAGGGTAtgtaaagtatttttaaaaattatttcatataaattttatgatatagtgcgaataaaataaatctttattttagatttacTCCTGAATTAATATTACGAGAGGTGAAAACAAATCCTGTTTTTGCTGGAAAATTAACAGAAATGATAATCAATGACGAAAATGGTCAAACACGAATTGGAGAACAATTACAGCCGGAAGGAactatattcatattttaaacTCTATACAGACGAATGTCtaactaaaatatataatttttggcGATACATTTCAGTTTAAGAAAATGATGGTATCTTAAACACTCTACAGTTGGTTTTtgttaacaacaacaacaacaacaacaacaacaacaacaataataataataattataacaacaacaatattattataaacttttattgctgtatgtataatatactaGCCTTAGTCAAATCAATTATCGccaaaatttgttaaaatttgaatttacctccttttgtattatttcatcCTTATgtgaattaatgaattattcaacatgctttattaatcgtttcatttaaaataaaagttattgtTGAATGAGAATAGTAACTCTGTCGATAAAACATTTCGTATCTACTTTGCCATTAGCTGTCGATAATgtaatatacgattttatctTTAGCGAAAGGAAAGGATATGCActgtcgataaaaaagaaaaaaaaatgtcaacaacatatttaattaaataaaaatctttaagtcagagattttttgtattattacaattattatttatcaaataaaatgcttatattcattaaacattttacttcctaaatatttttccaagtAACACATTTATCACTAGTTACGTTTTATGAATGTCTAAATTTTGTcagatatatacattcaattactcgtatttcttttactcaatcgtttcaatttgttaaaaaacaaaatattatataagctaataatatttttctaagataaatgtatacattatcatatcgaaataaaagacaaagtaTGTACTAGGGAATTTTGACATATCACGAACAGTTGACCTTCTTTCTTATGCTTTAGTCGGTAGCCATAAAGTTCTGATTCGGTTTCGATTCCTTGTACTTCGGTTTCGCGATTATCGTATTGGAATCTGTTTCGAGAAAATCTACGTGGGGATATATTCGTAAGTActagttattatttattaataatcttatataatttgtgacgaaagaaaatttatgcgTATCGATTTTATGCAAAAATGCTTAGAAAATTGGTGGACTAACCATTATGACGACGCGGTGCATCGCGCGAATTGAATGAAATGCATCTTgtatcgaaaaatcgataaattaggGCATTATGttcatacaatatatatatatttcttatgtatgttatttatttactatatgatattaattatctcaGGTATCACgtgacaaaataaataaatctatgaTGATGATACTAGAATGTCATGATACTAGAATGTACTATACTTTAGTATCAAGTTCATTCAtcaaaattatacaatttacTTTTTCTGTAGAGAGAacaatttattctcttttataccTTTTATGCTAATCGACATGTATATGTCTTTGATTGAGCAAAATACGACTTTGTCTAATAAAGTCATTATCACTAAATACcgacattttattaaat
Proteins encoded:
- the LOC122636629 gene encoding WASH complex subunit 5, giving the protein MSDFLAVNNVGGQTLLRLVSRGNAIIAELMRLKDYVPPIFSLDTKQVIQKYGSIINDFSYFKATSTYEKKIEDDPVLQETDEEIRNNFSELLARFYLAFESIHKYITDLNFYVKKLNQEDYQSSSSVESSEDGKQLMCEAVYLYGVMLLLVDQHFEGRIRECLLVSYYRYNAQESSSTKVDDICMLLRSTGYSKISGKRPINYPEDYFRRIPLDDSLIERAVGCLRFGDLYNQRPAFHNHQSEYRNTALSTQASMLVIILCFKPEILNTQTAVMREIVDKFFSDNWVISIYMGIVINLKDWWLPYKAARTALNNNLETSNIKSIAQKHGQKMEDLLRETEEVELAGTLDENAIGSLVNLVRDCNVTLRWILLHTTSLNLSKRSRSFQQLVITESKYTEINCLRLLLNTAQIEQDVKQTYKELLVGKETKWLRDKEACVKRIIDLAQIFGDNKSLDGIEKIQDLHAWFMEISKHINSLQQEDSRKIVQLLQALEYVQEFHQLENNLHVSQYLSDTREILHNMLRTGNIAEDTIINLNIVTDCSYAWNIMETFTDVIQSSIKKNPPTVIKLKALFLKMASALETPLLRINQACSSDLSSVSQYYSRELESYARRVLQIIPETVFGLLAQIVHLETNAFKEIPTKLPKDKLKDYAQLDDRLQMAKLTYAVSVFTKGVLSLRSVSLGVLRVDSHRLLEDGIRQELVKQVTLALQNGLIFDSKSKVTLPQKLKSLASIMDGYRKSFQYIQDYININSLKIWHEEIIYIIDSAIEEEQRGSSWIPGKTWRYFSNEKHVSLTENNCLTFIGRLTRELIRITDPRNTVYIEHALAWYDIKTQVEVLNYKVFTMILDAIGTPGLVGMDKLISFYIVIELENVINYIEREMRNKQWSSIIDECLTIVNGIENPKAMMTKLQIVVGTHGNKMWLQILDWTLKIGHYQILRRKITYELNTACKFEAKHMEAALQTLNAAILSEIKLNNLSDERKIKKSDEIQLLHELSLRLDWAGISDPLNKSYIKPPHVNNISFVMFLFTVSQLGKLYYCRNTASLLSKKSQDPLDAVALAIGIQTILRQFHISITCNYVKYICMYILSLVTLDSTKVGSETESESTPSIHFLDLFVKYSGIPRSYVFHEIPNVILDHCQTKVLR
- the LOC122636632 gene encoding uncharacterized protein LOC122636632 codes for the protein MRFGLVMGLILFGFVLMVNGLKFLNYNTPSDKKLPRDREIRGYRPPQMSTSIGVGYGKRDGSTEISNFNKRERVLLSLLRNLPQGFTPELILREVKTNPVFAGKLTEMIINDENGQTRIGEQLQPEGTIFIF